The Rhodococcus rhodochrous DNA window GGGTGATCGCGTCGTCGCCGCCGACCTCGACCTCGCAGCCGCCGAAGCCACCGCCAAGGAGTACCCCCAGCTGATCACGGCACTGCCGGTCGACATCTCCGACCGCGCCCAGGTCGACGAGCTCCGCGACCGCACCCATGCCGAGGTGGGCGTGCCCAACGTGATCGTCAACGCCGCCGGCTGGGACCGCACCGACCAGTTCCTGAACGCCACACCGGAGTTCGCCCAGAAGGTCGTCGCGATCAATTATCTCGGCCCGGTGAACATCTGCAGCGCTTTCCTGCCCGGCATCATCGACGCCGGAAACGGCGGTCGCGTGATCAACCTCGCCAGCGATGCAGGTCGCGTCGGCAGCTCCGGCGAATCCATCTACGCGGGAGCGAAGGGCGGCGTCATCGCCCTCACCAAATCGCTCGCCCGCGAGATGGCCCGGCACAACATCAACGTCAACTGCGTGTGCCCCGGCCCCACCGACACCCCGCTGTTCCAGGCCCAGGAAGAGAAGCTCAAAGCTGCTCTTATCAAGGCCATTCCGTTCCGGCGGCTCGCACGACCCGAAGAGGTCGCCGCGCCCGTCCTGTTCTTCGCATCCGAGTCCGCATCGTTCATCACGGGCCAGGTGATCAGCGTCAGCGGCGGCCTCACCATGGCCGGCTGACCGACATCCTCAGGGGAGATCGAATCATGAGCGCGTCGTACAACGCCCGGGCCTACCGGGAGTACTTCGAGAACGACTTCACGTATCTCAACGGCTTCCGGCGCAACCTGGGACGGTACGGGAACCGCGTTGCCATCACCGATCCCGACACGGGAACTCGGCTGACCTACGCCGAACTCGGCGAGCGCGTCGACCGAGTCGCCACGGGTCTGGCCGATGCGGGTGTGCAGGCAGGGGATGTCGTCGCCTATCAGCTGTTCAACAGCGTCGAGTTCGCCGAACTGTATCTCGCCACCCAGGCCGTCGGCGCGGTGGGTTCGCCGATCAACTTCCGGCTCGCCTCCGGCGAAACATCGTTCATCCTCGACAAGTCCGCACCCACGGTCTTCGTCTACGACACCGAGCTCACTCCCATGGTGACGGAGGCGCTGGAACGCTCGGCGCACACACCGAAGGTGATCGTCGCGGTGGGCGCCGGCGATCCGGTCTCCGTTCCCGGCGCCACCGTTGTGCGGTACCGGCACCTGGCGGCCGATCGGGTCGCGCTCCCGCCGCTGCACCGGACGGTGTGGGACGAGACCACTCGCCTCTACACCTCGGGCACCACCGGTATGCCGAAGGGTGTGCCGCTCAACAGCATGATCGAGATCTTCAGCGCGCACGACGTCATCATGCATTTCCCGCTCAGCCCTGAGGACAAGACGCTCAACATGACGCCGTGGTTCCACCGCGGCGGCCTGTACTCCGGAGGGCCCAATCCGGTCTTCTACATCGGCGGAGAAGTGGTGCCGCTGCGCACCTTCGACGCCGACCGCGTCCTCGACCTCGTCGCCGAGCACGGCCTCACCTTCCTCATCGGAGCACCCACCAACCTCGCGATGCTCGCCGCCGCACAGGAGGCCCGTCCGCGCGACCTGTCGTCGCTGCGCGGAATCGTCACAATGGGTGCGCCGCTCGAACGCGAAGCGGCACTGCGATACCAGCAGGTCCTCAACCCGCGGATCTTCAACGGCTACGGCAGCACCGAAGGGTTCTGGAACACCTTTCTGCGCCCCACCGATCTGCCCGAACATGCCGGCACCGCGGGTCGGGCCTGCACCGACGACGACGTGCGCGTGGTCCACATCTACGAGGACCGACTCGCCCACCACGACGACGTCGTCGCCAAGGACGACGAAGAGGTCGGAGAAGTGATCGTCCGCTCCCCCAAGGGTTCGAACGCCTACTTCGACTCCCCCGACCAGGAGAAGGCCAAGTTCAACAACGGGTGGCTGCACATCGGCGACCTCGCCACGTGGGACGCCGGAGAGTTCGTCACCATCGTCGGACGCAAGGACGACATGCTCGTCTGCGGTGGTGAGAACGTCCATCCGGTGCAGGTCGAGGAAGCGCTCAACTCGCATCCGGGTGTGTCCGACTGCCTCGTCGTCGGCGTACCCGACGACCGGTGGGGACGCATCGTCGTCGCGTACATCGTCGCCGGCAGCCCGGACGTCACGGCGGACGTCCTCGACGCGCATTGTCGCGATCACCCGCTGCTGTCGACCTTCAAGCGACCGCGGGCATATCGCTTCGTCGAGTCACTGCCGGTCTCGGCCACCGGAAAGAAACTGCACTACAAGGCAACCCGAACAGCAGCCGACGAATTCGCCGCAGGGTTGTTCACCGCACCCACCGACTCGAGGATCACACGATGAACGCACGCCTCGAATACGAGACCGAGCACCAGCAGTTCCGGGAGGTCGCTCGCGACTTCGTCCGCGACAAGATCACACCCGTGCACGAGGACTGGGAGCACGCGAGCTGCCTCGACCGGTCGTTGTTCACCGAAGCCGGTAAGCTCGGACTGCTCGCCTTCTCCGTCGACGAGAAGTACGGCGGTCCCGGCGTCGACGACTTCCGCTACAACGCCATCCTCATCGAGGAGGTCAACCGAGCGGGCAACGCCGCGGCCGGTATCGCGTTCTCCCTGCAGAACGACGTGGTGCTGCCCTACCTGACCGAGTTGACCACCGACGAACAGAAGGCACGGTGGCTGCCCGGCGTCGTCAGTGGCGAGACCGTGCTGGGCATCGCCATGACCGAACCCGGCACCGGCAGCGACCTCACCGGTATCCGCACCTCCGCGGTGCGCGACGGCGATCACTACGTCGTCAACGGAGCCAAGACGTTCATCTCCAACGGTCAGAACGGCGACCTGTTCGTCGTCGCGACCCGCACCTCCGACGACCCGCACAAGGGATTGACGCTGCTGGTCGTCGAGGCCGACACCCCCGGCTTCTCCCGCGGACGCAATCTCGAGAAGATCGGTCTGCACGCCCAGGACACCAGCGAGCTGACGTTCACCGACATGCGGGTGCCGGTCGCGAACCGTCTCGGCGACGAAGGCCGCGGCTTCTACCAACTGGTGCACAACCTCCCGCAGGAACGGTTGTCGCTGTCCATCGGTGCGGTCGCCGCCGCCGAGGGCGTCCTCGCGCAGACCCTCGACTACGTCCGCGAGCGGAAGGCGTTCGGGAAGCCGGTGTCGAGCTTCCAGAACACCCAGTTCGTGCTCGCCGAGCTGGCCACCGAGCTCGACATCGCCCGCACCTACCTCGACGACTGCATCGCCGAGCACGTCGCCGGGCAGCTCACCGCCGCCCGCGCCGCCCGTCTGAAGTGGTGGGCCACCGAACTGCAGGTGCGTGTCGCCGACCGGTGCCTGCAACTGCACGGCGGCTACGGCTACATGCGCGAATACGGCGTCGCACGCGCTTTCGTCGACGCCCGCATCCAGACGATCTACGGCGGAACCACCGAGATCATGAAGACGATCGTCGCGAAGGATCTCGGGATCTGACGACCGTCCCAGCTGCACGATTCACACCGCTGAGCACTCGGTACTGTGAATCGGACCGAAAAGCGACGAGGAGCCCCTATGACCACCGACCACGATGCACTTCCCGTGGAAGAGGCCGTGCGGGCAGTTCGTACCAGTTCCCGCCGCAAGCAGGTCCTCGACGCCGCCGTGCAGGTCATGCAGCGCACCGGTTTCCACCAGATGTCGATGCAGGCGCTGGCCGACGAGGCCGGTGTCAGCGTCGGACTGATCTACAAGTACTTCGGCGGCAAGGAGGAAATCCTCCTCGCCACCATCGTCTCGATCCTCGACACCTTCCGCGACCAGATCGAACCTGCGATGGAGGCCGCCGGCGACGACCCGGTCGAACGGCTCGCCGCCGGCATCCGCCGCTACATCGAGATCGTCGACGAGAACCTCGATGCCACCGTCCTCACCTACCGGGAGAGCCGCACGCTCGACGCTGCAGGTCGCGCCCGGATCAAGGAACTGGAGGTCGAGACGTCGGCGCCGCTGCGCTCCGCCCTCGACGACGGCATCGCCGCCGGAATCATGGAGCCCATCGACGTCGATCTGATGGTGTTCGACATCTTGCTCCTCGCCCACGGGTGGGCGCTCAAGCACTGGCACTTCGGAGCCATCTACACCCTCGACGACTACATCCGGCTCCAGACCCGGCTGGTGCTCAACACGACCCTGAAAGCGGCGCGGCGCGGGGAGTACGCGCACTTCCTCCGGTAATCACCACCCTCGACCGCGGACAGCGGAGCGCGAAATGGTCACAGATGCGCGTTATTGCGCGCTCCGATGACCGATTCCCGCTCCGTTGTCGGGGTCGGTGAGTGCGGGGTCCCGCGAGGTGTCCTTCAACGCGACCCCCGACGCACCCAACTGTCGCGCGCCGTTCACGAGGGCCGCGACGACGCGCGCCGCGTGGTCGTAGGTCATCCCGCCGGGCGGGTGGATGTTCGACACGCAGTTGCGTTCGGCGTCACTGCGTCCCGGCCTCGGGTGGTGCGTCAGGTACACGCCGACGCTGTCGGCCACCGAGAGGCCGGGGCGTTCGCCGATGATCACGAGCATCGTCGTGACGCCGAGTCGTTCACCGATATGGTCTCCCAGCGCGACACGCGCCTGCGTCGCGATGACCGGCGGCGCCACCGTCAGCCCCGGCAGGGCAGCGACGATCGCCGCGAGCAGATCGGGTCCGTGGGCGTCGAGAGCAGTGGACGACAACCCGTCGCACAGCGCGATGCCGAGGTCGGCGTCCGTTCGTGGCAGCGCGGTTCCCTCGGCGAGTTGCCGGCCGAGGTCGGGGCGCCGCAGATACGTACTGCGATCCTGCGCTGCGCTTTCCACGACGAGCGGATCACCGAGTCCGAGTTCTTTCGTCCGCCGCACCATCGCGGGCACGTCGAGCGGGACGTGCACGGCGTCGCGCGCCTCGGCATGGGCCGTCACGAATTCCAGATGACGGCGTGTCGGGATGCTGTTCCCGGTACGGCCCAGTCCGATCCGGGCCTGGGTGTGCCGACGCAGTTCATCCCACAGGTCGCTCACAGGGCACCTCCGAGCGCGCGCAGCGGGGACGTGCCGATGTCCACCGGCAGGATGCGACCGACGTCGTCCGCCATGCCCTGCCTGCGTAGCCAGTCCTCGAATTCCGGTGCCGGCCGCAGATCGGCGGCCTCCCGCACGTACAGCACGTCGTGGAACGACAGCGACTGGTAGCCGAGCATCACGTCGTCGGCGCCGGGCACGGTGATGACGAAAGCTGTTCCGGCAACGGCCAACAGGGTCAGCAGGGTGTCCATGTCGTCCTGGTCGGCCTCGGCATGGTTGGTGTAGCAGACGTCCACACCCATCGGCAGGCCGAGAAGTTTGCCGCAGAACTGGTCTTCGAGACCCGCACGGATGATCTGCTTGCCGTCGTACAGGTATTCCGGTCCGATGAATCCCACGACCGTGTTGACGAGCAGCGGATGGAACTTGCGCGCAACGGCATACGCACGCGCTTCGAGCGTCTGCTGATCCACCGGTCTGCCTCCGGTTCCGACATGGGTTCCCGATGACAACGCCGAGCCCTGCCCGGTCTCGAAGTACATGACGTTGCTGCCGACGGTCCCCCGTCGCAGCGACCTGCCGGCCTCGTTGCCCTCCCGCAGCACTGCGAGGTCCACCCCGAAGCTGCGGTTGGCACCCTCGGTGCCCGCGACGGACTGGAACACCAGGTCGACGGGTGCGTCCTTCTCGATCAGATCGATGGTGGTGGTGACGTGGGTGAGCACGCACGATTGCGTGGGGATCTCGAATCGCTGCCGGATCTCGTCGAGCAGGTGCAGCAGGTCGGACACGGCGTGCGGTGAGTCGCTCGCCGGATTGATGCCGACCACCGCGTCGCCGCATCCCATCAGCAGACCGTCGAGGACGGACGCGGCGACCCCACGCGGATCGTCGACGGGATGGTTCGGTTGCAGGCGTGTCGCGAGCCGGCCGGGCAATCCGATGGTCGTGCGGAACGCACTGGTCACGGTCGCGGCACGGGAGACCGCGATGAGGTCCTGGTTGCGCATGATCTTGCTGGTCGCCGCGACCATCTCCGGGGTGAGTCCCGGCGCGAGTGCTGCGAGCACGTCGGCGGAGTCCGGTCGGGCCGCGACCTCCAGGAGGTGGTCGCGCAGTTCCCCGACGGTCATGTGCGAGACCGGCGCGAAGGCCGTCGCGTCGTGGGTGTCGACGATCAGCCTGGTGACCTCGTCGGTCTCGTACGGGACGACCGCCTCGGTGAGGAAGGCGGTCAGCGGGAGGTCGGCGAGAGTCAGCTGTGCCGCGGCGCGTTCGGCATCCGAGGTGGCCGCGCAGCCCGCGAGTTCATCGCCCGAGCGGCGCGGGGATGCTTTGCCGAGCAGGTCGACGAGGCCGTCGAACTCGTAACCGGTTCCGCCGAGCTGTTGTCGGTAGATCGTCATCGAGGCCTCCCGCGCAGGACCGGTTCGACGGATGTGAGCACGCAGTGGAGTGCAGCATTCCACTTTTTCGCCGTCGTGTCCGGCGAGTGTCGCGACGAAACGCCGCTGGTCGTCGGTTTCTAGCCCCGCTGGTACCAGACGTTCGTCACCCGCTGCGCCATGTGCCGCATCCCCGCGGCGGTGGGATGCAGCGCCTTCGCCAGCGACAGCGACTGCCGTCCTTCGTAGAAGCGCTGCTCGGAGGGCGCACACGCGTCGTGTCCTTCCGATCCGGCCATGACGTCGACGAACTCGGCACCGGCCTCGCCGGCGGACCGGGCGAGCACTCGGTTCATCCGCACGAAGAAGTTCGTCACGAAGGAGGCGTCGGCATCGCTGGTGGGGATGTTGGGCCAGCAACCCCGGTTGCCGAAGACGCCACCGTGCCCGACCAGCAGGACCCGTGCGCGCGGTGCGCGTTGCTGGACGGCTGTGAGTGTCGCGGTGACCTTCGGTCCGAGCGCGCTCAGGGCGGCGTCCATGCGCGACGTGGTGCCCGGATCGGTGCGGCAGTGCGCGTCGCCGCCCGGAAGCTCGGTGTAGCAGGCCGAGACGAGCCCCGCCCAGCCGACATCGTTGCCGCCGATGCTCAGCGTGACGAGATTCGTGTCCGGAGTGAGCGAATCGATCTGCGGCGGGACCGATCCGGTCGACGTCTGCTGCGGGACGGACGTGATGTGCTCGGTGCGTGCTCCCGAACACGCGACGTTGACGATACTGACGGTCTGCAGCGAACCCGCGACGAGGTTCGGATATCCCGCATCCGCGCGGGCACATCCGCTGAGCATCGCCGCTGCGTCGAGGTAGGGTCCGGCGGCACGCGAGTCGCCGAGCGCGACGTATCGGATGCCCTGCTCGCTACCCGGGTCGCTCATCGCGGACACCGGCCACACCATCGATGCAGCTGCCATGCCGGCGACGATCCCGGCTCGCACAATCGTCTTCATCCAGACCCTCCGGCAGCGTGGTTCTCCCGGGCATGAGATCGGCACGAATTACAAACGCGTTACGAGCATCGGGTGAAGATCACGGATGAAGCCCGGATGCCCGTCCTCCCACCAGCGCATTTTGTTTACTCCCCCCTTCGAACGGCTACCGTCGACCTGTGACCGTCCACAAAGTTCTCGACGGCCGCTACGAGCTGAGCGGTCTGCTCGGCGTGGGCGGCAGCGGCGAGATCCACGACGGTTGGGACACCCGCCTCCACCGGCCCGTCGCCGTCAAACTGCTCGGACGGGAGGTGGGTAGCAGACCGGACGTACGACGTCGTTTCGAAGTCGAGGCCCGGGCCGCCGCGGCCCTGAACCACCCTCGCATCGTCGCCGTGTACGACACGGGTGAACACGACGGACGTCCCTACATCGTTATGGAACGGCTTCCCGGGCGGACCCTCGCCGACGACATCGCCCGCGGACCCCTACCCGACGATCGGGTGCGCACGGTGCTCGCCGGAATTCTCGAGGCACTCGTCGCCGCGCACGGTGCGGGGATCCTTCACCGGGACATCAAACCGGCGAACGTGCTCGTCGCGGAGAACGGTGAGATCAAGGTCGCCGACTTCGGTATCGCGAAGAGCGTCGGCGACGACCTCACCCGCACCGGTGAACTCGTGGGGACCGTCGCCTATCTGAGCCCGGACCGCATCACCGGACACCCCGCGTCCGTTACGGACGATCTGTACGCGGTCGGGATCGTCGGCTACGAGTCCCTGTGCGGGCGGAGGCCGTTCGCCGAGGACAACATCCTCGCGCTGGCACGGGCCATCACGCACGACCGGCCGCAGCCGCTCACCGAACTCCGACCGGACGCCCATCCTGGGCTCGTCGCAGTGATCGAGCGGGCCATGGCACGAGAGCCTTCCGACCGGTTCCGCAGTGCGCACGAGATGCTCTCGGCATTGCAGAACTCCGACGGATACCGCACTGCGACGACCCGGCTGCCGGCAGGTATGGCTGTCGACCCGACGACCACCGTAGGCACGGACCGTTCCCGTGGAGTTCTTGTCGCGGCGGGTCTGACGCTGGTCGGAGCGCTCGCCGTGGGCGGTCTCGCGCTCGGATTCGGGCGGGGCGACTCCCCGCCGGCGGCCACACCGGAGACCCGGACGCCGGGCACGTCCGCAGCGACGCCCGAACGGGTACCGGCCACCACCGAGCTCCCTGTGACTCCCGAATCCACGGTCGTCCCGGCTCGCACAGCGGACGAAACCCCCGTGGTTCCGCCCGTCGTACCCGCTCCGGAGACCGTTCCTGTCGCACCGCCGGCGGATGCCGGGCCCACGAGGTCCGAATCCGAGTCCCGTGGGAACAGCGGACCCGGCAACAACAACGGGAATGGCAACGGCAACGGCGGTGATGGAAATGGGAACAACGGCAACGGGAACAACGGTCGCGGCAACGGCAACAATGGCAACAGCGGCCGCGGCAACGGCAACGGCAACGGGTGAGGTCGCTCAGCTCGATCCGCGCGCGACGAGTTCGACGGGCAGCTTCGTCGATTCCGTCTCCCCGGTGCGCACGAGTTCGAGCAGACGCTCGATGGCCGTCACCCCGATATCGTGCGCGGGCGATCGCACGGTGGTGAGCGGAACCGGCAGCTGCGCGACGACAGGGATGTCGTTGTAACCGACGACGGCGAGATCGCCGGGGATGGACAGACCCAGGTCGCGGGCGACACCGAGGATGCCGATGGCAATGGTGTCGCTGACCGCGAAGATCGCGCGGGGCCGGTCGGGGCGATCCAGCAGCGCACGCGCGGCCTCGACACCCCCGGCGACGTCGAAGCTCGACCGCACGATCCGCTCGGGCGGCAGGGCCACCGACGCTTCCTTCAGGGTGTCGACGAAGCCGTCGCGCCGGTCGCGGGCAGTGCTGGCGTGGTCGGGGCCGGCGATGATCGCCAGGTCGTCGTAGCCGCGGTCGAGCAGGTGCCGGGCGGCCAGCACTCCTCCTCGGTAGTCGTCGCCCACTACGAACGGCAACCCGGCGTCGGCGTGCCGGGTGACCGCGAGGATGGGCAGCGATCCGAGCGCCAGCGACTCGACGAACGGGCGGCCCGGCAGGTGCATGCTGCTCAGCAGCAGACCGTCGACCTGCCGGCCCACGAGCAGCGCGATGGCGCGACGTTGCGCCTCGAGATCGTCGGGTGGGCTCGACAGCAGCACCGAGTAGCCCGCTTTCGTGGCGGCTTCCTCGATGCCCTGGTAGGTCGTGGCGACCACGCCGTCGGTGAGTCGCGGCATGACGACACCGAGGGTCGTGGTCTTGCGGGTCCGCAGGCTCGCTGCCCACAGATTGGGGCGATATCCCAGTTCGGCCGCGACCTCCCGCACCCGCAGTGCCGAGTCCGACCAGCCGTCGACCGGTTCGGGCTGGCGCAGCACCCGGGATGCCGTCGAGACGTGGACACCGGCGCGCTCGGCGATCTCCTTGAGCGTCGGGGCGCGGTCGGGACGGGGCATGCGGCTCTCCTGCTTGTACGGCATCGAGTTCGTGTTCCGGGTTGACGCGCCCGGAGCATGCCTTTAGCGTAGGCCATGCAATCGATCGTGCAAACGTTCTCGCAATCGTTCTGACAAACGTTTCCTCGACCACCGGAGAAGGCCATGTCCCACGCTCAGTCGCTCACCCAGCTGTTCGCCCTCGACTCCCTGCTCGAGCAGGAGGAGATCGACATCCGCGACACCGTCCGCAAGTTCGGCAACGAGCGCATCCGCCCGCACGTGGCCCAGTGGTTCGAGGAAGCGAAGCTCCCGGCGCGCGAGCTCGCCAAGGAACTCGGACAGCTGGGCGTGCTCGGCATGCACCTCGACGGCTACGGCTGCGCCGGCATGAGCGCCACCGCCTACGGCCTGGCCTGCCTCGAACTCGAGGCCGTCGACTCCGGCATCCGCAGCCTCGTGTCCGTGCAGGGCTCGCTGGCGATGTTCTCCATCCACCACTGGGGCAGCGAAGAGCAGAAGCAGGAATGGCTCCCCCACATGGCCGCCGGCGAGGCCATCGGCTGCTTCGGCCTGACCGAGCCCGACTTCGGCTCCAACCCCGCCGGGATGCGCACCAACGCCAAGCGCGACGGCGACGACTGGATCCTCAACGGCACCAAGATGTGGATCACCAACGGCTCGATCGCCGACGTCGCCGTCGTCTGGGCGCAGACCGACCTCGAAGAAGGCGCCAAGGGCATCCGCGGCTTCGTCGTCCCCACCGACACCCCCGGTTTCTCCGCCCCGGAGATCCACTCCAAGCTGTCGCTGCGCGCCTCGGTCACCTCGGAGCTCGTCCTCGACGGCGTGCGTCTGCCCGCCTCGGCGATGATGCCGAAGGCCAAGGGTCTGCGCGGACCGCTGACCTCCCTTGGTGAGGCCCGCTTCGGCATCGTCTTCGGTGCCATCGGCGCCGCCCGCGACTGCCTCGAGACCGCCATCGAGTACTCGCAGTCCCGCGAGGTGTTCGACAAGCCGCTCGCCGGCTACCAGCTCACCCAGGCCAAGATCGCCGACATGGCGCTCGAGGTCGGCAAGGGTCACCTGCTCGCCTACCACCTCGGCCGCATCAAGGACCGCGGCGAGATCGCCCCGGAGCAGGTCAGCCTCGGCAAGCTCAACAACGTGCGCGAGGCCATCGCGATTGCCCGCGAGTGCCGGACCATCCTCGGCGCCAACGGCATCACGCTCGAGTACCCCGTCATCCGCCACGCCAACAACCTCGAATCGGTGCTGACCTACGAGGGCACCTCCGAGGTCCACCAGCTGACCATCGGCAAGGCGCTGACCGGCGAGGCGGCTTTCCGGTGACCACCCTTCCCAGTGCGCTCGAGGGGCTGGTGATCGCCGACTTCGGTCGCGTGCTCGCCGGCCCCTACGCCACCATGCTGCTCGCCGACCTCGGGGCGGAGGTCGTCAAGATCGAACGACCCGGCTTCGGGGACGACACCCGGCACTGGGGCCCGCCCTGGGTCGGCGACGAGTCGACCTACTTCCTCGGCGTCAACCGCAACAAGAAGTCGGTGGCCATCGACCTGACCACCGACGAAGGACTCGGGCAGGCACGCGATCTCGTCGCCCGCGCCGATGTCGTCGTCGAGAACTTCCTGCCCGGCACGATGACACGGCTCGGGCTCGGATACGAGCAGGCCCGGGAACTCAACCCCGGCATCGTCTACACCTCGATCACCGGCTTCGGTGGGCACAACAATCTGCCCGGCTACGACCTGCTCATCCAGGCCGTCGGCGGTCTGATGAGCATCACCGGGCCCGACCCGGCGACACCCACCAAGGTCGGCGTCGCCGTGGTCGACGTCATCACCGGAATGCACGCTGCGCTCGGCATCCTCGCCGCGCTGCGGCACCGCGACCGCACCGGTGAGGGCCAGCGCGTCGAGGTGAACCTGTTGTCGTCCCTGTTGTCGGCGTTGGCGAACCAGTCGTCGGGCTACGTCGCGGCAGGTGTGGTGCCGAAGGCGATGGGCAATCGTCATCCGAGCATCGCGCCCTACGAGGTGTTCCACACGGCCGACCGGCCGTTCGTCCTCGCCGTGGGCAACGACCGTCAATTCGCTTCGCTGGCCGAGGTTCTCGGCGCTCCGGAACTCGCCACCGACGACCGGTTCACTACGAACACCGCCCGCGTCGCGAACCGGGAGGAGCTGACGAAGATCATCGACGAACTGCTGTCGACGGACACCGCCGACGCGTGGTTCGACGCTCTGACCGCGGCGCGGGTGCCGTGCGGTCCGCTCAACGACATCGCCGACGCGGTCGCGCTCGCCGAACGACTCGGCCTCTCACCGGTGGTGTCGATCGACGATCCCGACCGGGACGCTCCGCTTCGTCAGATCGCCAACCCGATCCGGCTCAGCGCAACCCCCGCGACCTACCGCACCGCACCCCCACGGTTGGCGTAGCCGGACGCTCTCGTCACTCGGGCTTCTGTTCCTTCAGAGTGTGCGCGACGAGAGCGTTGGCGTGCCCGTGGCCCATCCTGTGTTCCTGCTTCAGCCAGTTCACGAGCTCCATGTGCTTGGCGAGATCCGACGCGCGGATCATGTTCTTCCACTCCTCGATCGGGCGTCCGTACTTCTGCTCGATCGACGGAAAATACGACTCGGGTCCCTTGACCTTCTCACTCATGCGGAGAGGTTAACCGGGGCGACCGACACGGTCGGACCGTTCGGTTCGATCCACT harbors:
- a CDS encoding SDR family NAD(P)-dependent oxidoreductase, which translates into the protein MSNIALVTGAGSGIGKAIALGFAAQGDRVVAADLDLAAAEATAKEYPQLITALPVDISDRAQVDELRDRTHAEVGVPNVIVNAAGWDRTDQFLNATPEFAQKVVAINYLGPVNICSAFLPGIIDAGNGGRVINLASDAGRVGSSGESIYAGAKGGVIALTKSLAREMARHNINVNCVCPGPTDTPLFQAQEEKLKAALIKAIPFRRLARPEEVAAPVLFFASESASFITGQVISVSGGLTMAG
- a CDS encoding class I adenylate-forming enzyme family protein — protein: MSASYNARAYREYFENDFTYLNGFRRNLGRYGNRVAITDPDTGTRLTYAELGERVDRVATGLADAGVQAGDVVAYQLFNSVEFAELYLATQAVGAVGSPINFRLASGETSFILDKSAPTVFVYDTELTPMVTEALERSAHTPKVIVAVGAGDPVSVPGATVVRYRHLAADRVALPPLHRTVWDETTRLYTSGTTGMPKGVPLNSMIEIFSAHDVIMHFPLSPEDKTLNMTPWFHRGGLYSGGPNPVFYIGGEVVPLRTFDADRVLDLVAEHGLTFLIGAPTNLAMLAAAQEARPRDLSSLRGIVTMGAPLEREAALRYQQVLNPRIFNGYGSTEGFWNTFLRPTDLPEHAGTAGRACTDDDVRVVHIYEDRLAHHDDVVAKDDEEVGEVIVRSPKGSNAYFDSPDQEKAKFNNGWLHIGDLATWDAGEFVTIVGRKDDMLVCGGENVHPVQVEEALNSHPGVSDCLVVGVPDDRWGRIVVAYIVAGSPDVTADVLDAHCRDHPLLSTFKRPRAYRFVESLPVSATGKKLHYKATRTAADEFAAGLFTAPTDSRITR
- a CDS encoding acyl-CoA dehydrogenase family protein, which gives rise to MNARLEYETEHQQFREVARDFVRDKITPVHEDWEHASCLDRSLFTEAGKLGLLAFSVDEKYGGPGVDDFRYNAILIEEVNRAGNAAAGIAFSLQNDVVLPYLTELTTDEQKARWLPGVVSGETVLGIAMTEPGTGSDLTGIRTSAVRDGDHYVVNGAKTFISNGQNGDLFVVATRTSDDPHKGLTLLVVEADTPGFSRGRNLEKIGLHAQDTSELTFTDMRVPVANRLGDEGRGFYQLVHNLPQERLSLSIGAVAAAEGVLAQTLDYVRERKAFGKPVSSFQNTQFVLAELATELDIARTYLDDCIAEHVAGQLTAARAARLKWWATELQVRVADRCLQLHGGYGYMREYGVARAFVDARIQTIYGGTTEIMKTIVAKDLGI
- a CDS encoding TetR/AcrR family transcriptional regulator, with protein sequence MTTDHDALPVEEAVRAVRTSSRRKQVLDAAVQVMQRTGFHQMSMQALADEAGVSVGLIYKYFGGKEEILLATIVSILDTFRDQIEPAMEAAGDDPVERLAAGIRRYIEIVDENLDATVLTYRESRTLDAAGRARIKELEVETSAPLRSALDDGIAAGIMEPIDVDLMVFDILLLAHGWALKHWHFGAIYTLDDYIRLQTRLVLNTTLKAARRGEYAHFLR
- the eutC gene encoding ethanolamine ammonia-lyase subunit EutC is translated as MSDLWDELRRHTQARIGLGRTGNSIPTRRHLEFVTAHAEARDAVHVPLDVPAMVRRTKELGLGDPLVVESAAQDRSTYLRRPDLGRQLAEGTALPRTDADLGIALCDGLSSTALDAHGPDLLAAIVAALPGLTVAPPVIATQARVALGDHIGERLGVTTMLVIIGERPGLSVADSVGVYLTHHPRPGRSDAERNCVSNIHPPGGMTYDHAARVVAALVNGARQLGASGVALKDTSRDPALTDPDNGAGIGHRSAQ
- a CDS encoding ethanolamine ammonia-lyase subunit EutB, with protein sequence MTIYRQQLGGTGYEFDGLVDLLGKASPRRSGDELAGCAATSDAERAAAQLTLADLPLTAFLTEAVVPYETDEVTRLIVDTHDATAFAPVSHMTVGELRDHLLEVAARPDSADVLAALAPGLTPEMVAATSKIMRNQDLIAVSRAATVTSAFRTTIGLPGRLATRLQPNHPVDDPRGVAASVLDGLLMGCGDAVVGINPASDSPHAVSDLLHLLDEIRQRFEIPTQSCVLTHVTTTIDLIEKDAPVDLVFQSVAGTEGANRSFGVDLAVLREGNEAGRSLRRGTVGSNVMYFETGQGSALSSGTHVGTGGRPVDQQTLEARAYAVARKFHPLLVNTVVGFIGPEYLYDGKQIIRAGLEDQFCGKLLGLPMGVDVCYTNHAEADQDDMDTLLTLLAVAGTAFVITVPGADDVMLGYQSLSFHDVLYVREAADLRPAPEFEDWLRRQGMADDVGRILPVDIGTSPLRALGGAL
- a CDS encoding SGNH/GDSL hydrolase family protein encodes the protein MKTIVRAGIVAGMAAASMVWPVSAMSDPGSEQGIRYVALGDSRAAGPYLDAAAMLSGCARADAGYPNLVAGSLQTVSIVNVACSGARTEHITSVPQQTSTGSVPPQIDSLTPDTNLVTLSIGGNDVGWAGLVSACYTELPGGDAHCRTDPGTTSRMDAALSALGPKVTATLTAVQQRAPRARVLLVGHGGVFGNRGCWPNIPTSDADASFVTNFFVRMNRVLARSAGEAGAEFVDVMAGSEGHDACAPSEQRFYEGRQSLSLAKALHPTAAGMRHMAQRVTNVWYQRG
- a CDS encoding serine/threonine-protein kinase, with amino-acid sequence MTVHKVLDGRYELSGLLGVGGSGEIHDGWDTRLHRPVAVKLLGREVGSRPDVRRRFEVEARAAAALNHPRIVAVYDTGEHDGRPYIVMERLPGRTLADDIARGPLPDDRVRTVLAGILEALVAAHGAGILHRDIKPANVLVAENGEIKVADFGIAKSVGDDLTRTGELVGTVAYLSPDRITGHPASVTDDLYAVGIVGYESLCGRRPFAEDNILALARAITHDRPQPLTELRPDAHPGLVAVIERAMAREPSDRFRSAHEMLSALQNSDGYRTATTRLPAGMAVDPTTTVGTDRSRGVLVAAGLTLVGALAVGGLALGFGRGDSPPAATPETRTPGTSAATPERVPATTELPVTPESTVVPARTADETPVVPPVVPAPETVPVAPPADAGPTRSESESRGNSGPGNNNGNGNGNGGDGNGNNGNGNNGRGNGNNGNSGRGNGNGNG